In Sphingomonas phyllosphaerae, one DNA window encodes the following:
- the purE gene encoding 5-(carboxyamino)imidazole ribonucleotide mutase: MAQIGIIMGSTSDWETMRHASETLDALGIAYEAKVVSAHRTPQRLYDYATGAADRGLKVIVAGAGGAAHLPGMAASMTHLPVLGVPVESKALKGMDSLLSIVQMPGGIPVGTLAIGKAGAINAALLAASILALSDEALSQRVQAWRAKQTDGVAVDPA, encoded by the coding sequence ATGGCGCAAATTGGCATCATCATGGGTTCCACCTCGGACTGGGAAACGATGCGTCATGCGAGCGAGACGCTCGACGCGCTCGGTATCGCGTATGAGGCGAAGGTCGTCTCCGCGCATCGTACCCCGCAGCGGCTGTACGATTATGCGACCGGCGCGGCAGACCGCGGACTGAAGGTCATCGTCGCCGGCGCGGGCGGCGCGGCGCATCTGCCCGGCATGGCGGCGTCGATGACGCATCTGCCGGTGCTGGGCGTGCCGGTCGAGTCCAAGGCGTTGAAGGGCATGGATAGCCTGCTCTCGATCGTCCAGATGCCCGGCGGCATTCCGGTCGGCACGCTGGCGATCGGCAAGGCCGGCGCGATCAACGCCGCTTTGCTCGCCGCCTCCATCCTCGCGCTGTCCGACGAGGCGCTGTCGCAGCGCGTGCAGGCGTGGCGCGCGAAGCAGACCGACGGCGTGGCGGTCGATCCGGCATGA
- a CDS encoding pyrimidine 5'-nucleotidase, whose amino-acid sequence MHPAFAHVDTWIFDLDNTLYPARADLFAHIDRRMTAFIADFLNVDPIEARRIQKEYFLGHGTTLAGLMAYHDVDPHAFLAYVHDIEMDALEENAPLAAALAKLPGRKLVFTNGDRPYALKVLERLGLGQSFEAVHDIVAMDLTPKPAASAYAGLCAAFDIDPARALFVEDMARNLKPAKAIGMTTVWVDNGSEQDHDADRSYVDHRVTDVTAWVQSVLEDQ is encoded by the coding sequence ATGCACCCGGCCTTCGCGCACGTCGATACGTGGATCTTCGACCTCGACAACACGCTATACCCGGCGCGCGCCGATCTGTTCGCGCATATCGATCGCCGGATGACCGCGTTCATCGCCGACTTCCTGAACGTCGACCCCATCGAGGCACGTCGCATCCAGAAGGAATATTTTCTCGGCCACGGCACCACGCTCGCCGGGCTGATGGCGTATCATGACGTCGATCCGCACGCCTTCCTCGCCTACGTCCACGATATCGAGATGGATGCGCTGGAGGAAAACGCCCCGCTCGCCGCCGCACTGGCGAAGCTGCCGGGACGCAAATTGGTCTTCACCAACGGCGACCGGCCCTATGCGCTCAAGGTGCTGGAGCGGCTCGGGCTCGGGCAGAGTTTCGAGGCGGTCCACGACATCGTCGCGATGGACCTGACGCCCAAGCCCGCCGCCAGCGCCTATGCTGGGCTATGCGCCGCGTTCGACATCGACCCGGCCCGCGCCTTGTTCGTCGAGGATATGGCGCGCAACCTGAAACCCGCCAAGGCGATCGGGATGACCACCGTCTGGGTGGACAACGGGTCCGAGCAGGACCACGACGCCGACCGATCCTATGTCGACCACCGCGTGACCGACGTCACCGCGTGGGTCCAGTCTGTTTTGGAGGACCAATGA
- a CDS encoding 5-(carboxyamino)imidazole ribonucleotide synthase, producing the protein MTVIAPGSTIGILGGGQLGRMIASAAADLGYRTHVLAPDRESVAAQTASSLTRADYHNKVVLADFAAQCDVVTYEFENIAVGPVEWLAERVPVYPGPRSLAVAQDRVREKQFVEQVGGRPARWQAVASREELDAAIATIGCPAVLKTTRFGYDGKGQTRLHSPADADAAWEAIGGPAILEAFVAFSHEFSIVLVRGRDGTITSYPPPWNEHRDGILHRSTLPAPAEIAAQWTEAAALTGRIADALDHVGVLTCEFFASAEGPVFNEMAPRVHNSGHWTIEGAATSQFANHVRAICGLPLGDTALVAQAAEMENLIGADWERWPEYVAARDTYLHLYGKRETRDGRKMGHVTRLTR; encoded by the coding sequence ATGACGGTGATCGCCCCCGGCAGCACGATCGGCATCCTCGGCGGCGGGCAGCTCGGCCGCATGATCGCCAGCGCGGCGGCCGATCTCGGCTATCGCACGCATGTCCTCGCCCCCGATCGCGAGAGCGTCGCGGCGCAGACCGCCTCGTCGCTGACCCGCGCCGATTACCACAACAAGGTCGTGCTCGCCGACTTCGCCGCGCAATGCGACGTCGTCACCTATGAGTTCGAGAATATCGCGGTCGGCCCGGTCGAGTGGCTCGCGGAGCGGGTGCCGGTCTATCCGGGTCCGCGCAGCCTCGCGGTCGCGCAGGACCGCGTCCGCGAGAAGCAGTTCGTCGAGCAGGTCGGCGGCCGCCCCGCCCGCTGGCAGGCGGTCGCATCGCGCGAGGAGCTGGACGCGGCGATCGCGACGATCGGCTGCCCGGCGGTGCTGAAGACGACGCGTTTCGGGTACGACGGCAAGGGGCAGACGCGCCTCCACTCACCCGCCGACGCCGATGCCGCGTGGGAAGCGATCGGCGGGCCGGCGATCCTCGAGGCGTTCGTCGCGTTCAGCCACGAATTCTCGATCGTGCTGGTGCGCGGGCGCGACGGCACGATCACCAGCTATCCGCCGCCGTGGAACGAGCATCGCGACGGCATCCTGCATCGCTCGACGCTCCCCGCGCCCGCCGAGATCGCCGCGCAATGGACCGAGGCGGCGGCGCTGACCGGCCGCATCGCCGATGCACTCGACCATGTCGGCGTGCTGACCTGCGAATTTTTCGCGAGCGCCGAAGGGCCGGTGTTCAACGAAATGGCGCCGCGCGTCCACAATTCGGGGCATTGGACGATCGAGGGCGCGGCGACCTCGCAATTCGCCAACCATGTCCGCGCGATCTGCGGGCTGCCGCTCGGCGATACGGCGCTGGTCGCGCAGGCCGCGGAGATGGAGAATCTGATCGGCGCGGATTGGGAGCGCTGGCCGGAGTACGTCGCCGCACGCGACACGTACCTGCACCTCTACGGCAAGCGCGAGACGCGCGACGGCCGCAAGATGGGGCACGTCACGCGGCTGACCCGCTGA
- a CDS encoding LLM class flavin-dependent oxidoreductase — protein sequence MTRYSLLDLVPVTEGGSVAQSLANAADLAHHAEQLGFNRYWVAEHHGMTGIASAATAVVIAHVGQATSRIRIGAGGIMLPNSAPLQIAEQFGTLDALFPDRIDLGLGRAPGSDQRVAHALRRNLSSDANEFPRDVVELQSYFADDGRTGITATPGAGAKPEMWILGSSLFGAQLAAMLGLPYAFASHFAPDALDQALDIYRRDFRPSATLAKPYAMAGFNVFAADTHEEAELLASSQQQQFVALRTGNPGRMKPPVPGYRASLPPQHAAILDHALSASAIGTRDEVARGIAAFVARTGVDELMLTSAVYDHQARRHSIALAAAAMQELPLAA from the coding sequence ATGACCCGTTATTCTCTTCTCGACCTCGTCCCCGTCACCGAAGGCGGCTCGGTCGCGCAGTCGCTCGCCAATGCCGCGGACCTCGCGCACCATGCCGAGCAACTCGGCTTCAACCGTTACTGGGTGGCCGAGCATCACGGCATGACCGGGATCGCCTCGGCGGCGACCGCGGTGGTGATCGCGCATGTAGGGCAGGCAACCAGCCGCATCCGCATCGGCGCGGGCGGGATCATGCTCCCCAATTCGGCCCCGCTGCAGATCGCCGAGCAGTTCGGCACGCTCGACGCGCTGTTCCCCGACCGGATCGATCTCGGGCTCGGCCGCGCGCCCGGCTCCGACCAGCGCGTCGCACACGCCTTGCGCCGCAATCTTTCCAGCGACGCCAACGAGTTCCCGCGCGACGTCGTCGAGCTGCAAAGCTATTTCGCCGACGATGGGCGCACCGGCATCACCGCGACGCCGGGCGCGGGCGCGAAGCCGGAGATGTGGATCCTCGGCTCCAGCCTGTTCGGCGCGCAGCTCGCCGCGATGCTCGGGCTGCCCTATGCGTTCGCCTCGCATTTCGCGCCCGACGCGCTCGATCAGGCGCTCGACATCTACCGGCGCGATTTCCGGCCGTCGGCAACGCTCGCCAAGCCCTATGCGATGGCGGGGTTCAACGTCTTCGCCGCCGACACGCATGAGGAAGCCGAGTTGCTCGCCAGTTCGCAGCAGCAGCAGTTCGTTGCGCTGCGCACCGGCAATCCGGGGCGGATGAAGCCGCCGGTGCCGGGCTATCGCGCCTCGCTGCCACCGCAGCATGCCGCGATCCTCGATCATGCGCTGTCGGCGAGCGCGATCGGCACCCGCGACGAGGTCGCGCGCGGGATCGCGGCATTCGTCGCGCGCACCGGGGTCGACGAGCTGATGCTGACCAGTGCGGTCTACGACCATCAAGCGCGCCGCCACTCGATCGCGCTGGCGGCGGCGGCGATGCAGGAACTGCCGCTCGCGGCGTAG
- a CDS encoding TonB-dependent siderophore receptor, with protein MKSWIFLLSAGVLGISATAAHARDADVAAPNAAEQQEGEVVVVGKSYGREVGKTVTPLKDTPNTITVIDRDQIEAQNLFTLEDALTATNGITVSGIGSEDPSFNSRGFPINNYLVDGVPTQSFGFPGVVPDLFFYDRLEVLRGPAGLFTGAGNPAGSINLIRKRPVESTRIQASAGFGSYDNVRLELDASTRLTDAIGVRAGAMAQDQDQFFDTAHRRRWGAFAVGEVAVGERTTLTGGIYYDRFQPAVQTGLPGYVGGADGSEGRLLDVRRSTYLGADWNRFNSETWTGFVELAHRVSDRWTLRATGMIANVDRIDKYSYIGNAAVTPENNGLTNHIAFLGDNRQRTRSFDINGVGSFPAFGRDQTLILGMDYQAQDYTSYYSRLSNYARINVFDPVYPAEPFLDPRASLPLYPVQGTSGGPCTVASTRCVEHASGATRTYVEQYGLYGQMRLSPVEHLTLVGGGRATWWSNHLDTLARLTGAVSGRSQYGYDGRFTPYGAVLFDATSNLNLYASYADSFTPQAPPAGRARPDGQTIEPLIGNQYEVGSKLSLMNQRLLLSVAAYQITQDNRLVNPPELPDVVLQAGRVRARGVEAEATGQIVPGWRINGGYTYTHTEYLADTEPQFEGIALMPIIPKHMVKFFSNYAPTGGALAGASIGGGLTWFSSTYGGNPALYAANGTLRTRSTIVRQDSYAVVDLRAGYKLSEQWSLSLNVNNLLDKSYYARISSTGRGNFYGVPRTVFGTIRYTFQ; from the coding sequence ATGAAATCTTGGATCTTCCTGCTGTCGGCCGGCGTGCTCGGAATCAGTGCCACCGCCGCTCACGCCCGCGACGCCGACGTCGCGGCACCGAACGCTGCCGAGCAGCAGGAGGGCGAGGTCGTGGTGGTCGGCAAGAGCTACGGGCGCGAGGTCGGCAAGACGGTCACCCCGCTGAAGGACACGCCGAACACGATCACCGTCATCGATCGCGATCAGATCGAGGCGCAGAACCTGTTCACACTGGAGGATGCGCTCACCGCCACCAACGGCATCACGGTCAGCGGGATCGGCAGCGAGGATCCGTCGTTCAATTCGCGCGGCTTTCCGATCAACAATTATCTGGTCGATGGCGTCCCGACGCAGTCGTTCGGCTTTCCCGGCGTCGTGCCCGACCTGTTCTTCTACGACCGGCTGGAAGTGCTGCGCGGCCCAGCCGGCCTCTTCACGGGGGCCGGCAATCCGGCGGGCAGCATCAATCTGATCCGCAAGCGCCCGGTGGAATCGACACGCATCCAGGCGTCGGCCGGCTTTGGCAGCTACGACAATGTCCGTCTCGAGCTGGACGCCTCGACGCGGCTGACCGATGCGATCGGCGTGCGGGCGGGCGCGATGGCGCAGGATCAGGACCAGTTCTTCGATACGGCGCATCGTCGCCGCTGGGGCGCGTTCGCGGTCGGCGAGGTCGCGGTCGGCGAGCGCACGACGCTGACCGGCGGCATTTATTACGACCGCTTCCAGCCGGCGGTGCAGACCGGACTGCCCGGCTATGTCGGCGGCGCGGATGGCAGCGAGGGACGGCTGCTCGACGTACGCCGCTCGACCTATCTCGGCGCCGACTGGAACCGGTTCAACTCGGAGACATGGACCGGCTTCGTCGAGCTGGCGCACCGCGTCAGCGATCGCTGGACGCTGCGCGCGACCGGGATGATCGCCAACGTCGATCGCATCGACAAGTACAGCTATATCGGCAACGCCGCGGTGACGCCCGAGAACAACGGGCTGACCAACCATATCGCCTTCCTCGGCGACAATCGTCAGCGCACGCGCTCGTTCGACATCAACGGCGTCGGCAGCTTCCCCGCGTTCGGGCGCGACCAGACGCTGATCCTCGGCATGGATTATCAGGCGCAGGATTATACGTCCTATTACTCGCGCCTCAGCAATTATGCGCGGATCAACGTCTTCGACCCGGTCTATCCCGCCGAGCCGTTCCTCGATCCCCGCGCCTCGCTGCCGCTCTATCCGGTACAGGGCACGAGCGGCGGGCCGTGCACCGTCGCCTCGACGCGCTGCGTGGAGCACGCCTCCGGGGCGACGCGCACCTATGTCGAGCAATATGGCCTGTACGGGCAGATGCGGCTGTCGCCGGTCGAGCATCTGACGCTGGTCGGCGGCGGGCGCGCCACCTGGTGGTCGAACCATCTCGACACGCTCGCCCGGCTGACCGGGGCGGTCAGCGGGCGCTCGCAATATGGCTATGACGGCCGCTTCACGCCTTATGGCGCGGTGTTGTTCGACGCGACGTCCAACCTGAATCTCTACGCCAGCTATGCCGACAGCTTCACTCCGCAGGCGCCGCCCGCCGGGCGCGCCCGCCCCGACGGGCAGACCATCGAGCCGCTGATCGGCAATCAATATGAGGTGGGCAGCAAGCTGTCGCTGATGAACCAGCGGCTGCTGCTGTCGGTCGCGGCGTACCAGATCACGCAGGACAACCGGCTGGTCAATCCGCCCGAGCTGCCCGACGTGGTGCTGCAGGCCGGCCGGGTTCGCGCGCGCGGCGTCGAGGCGGAGGCGACCGGGCAGATCGTGCCGGGCTGGCGGATCAACGGCGGCTACACCTACACCCATACCGAGTATCTGGCCGATACCGAGCCGCAGTTCGAGGGCATCGCGCTGATGCCGATCATCCCGAAGCACATGGTCAAGTTCTTCAGCAACTACGCCCCGACCGGCGGCGCGCTGGCCGGCGCGAGCATCGGCGGGGGCTTGACGTGGTTTTCCTCCACCTATGGCGGCAACCCGGCGCTCTATGCGGCGAACGGGACGCTGCGGACGCGATCGACGATCGTCCGTCAGGACAGCTATGCGGTGGTCGACCTGCGCGCGGGCTACAAGCTCAGCGAGCAATGGTCATTGTCGCTCAACGTCAACAACTTGCTCGACAAGAGCTATTACGCACGCATCTCGAGCACCGGGCGCGGCAATTTCTATGGCGTGCCGCGCACGGTGTTCGGGACGATCCGCTACACGTTCCAGTAA
- a CDS encoding alpha/beta fold hydrolase produces MLSSLLFFALQAATPAGPAVPPLAAATSPAAPAPRWPVREADFVIRDFRFAYGEALPALRIHYSTLGQPHRNARGEIDNAVMVLHGTGGSGKQFLVPQFADELYGPGQPLDIRRYWIILPDGIGHGGSSKPSDGLRMRFPRYDYADMVEAQYRLLRDGLGIRRMRLIMGTSMGCMHSLMWGETHPDFARALMPLACEPVPIAGLNRMWRQLLIDGIKADPAWGGGDYRQQPLQGLRTAQTALFMAGAAPLNLQKLYPDRDAAAAFAQERVAAAIARLDANDLIYQVDASRTYDPSTRLAAITAPLVWINSADDFINPRNLDYPAQAVRRMKDARFRLIPETADTHGHGTHTWAVNWKADLAGLLARTEAEH; encoded by the coding sequence ATGTTGTCATCGCTCCTTTTCTTCGCGCTTCAGGCGGCGACGCCCGCCGGCCCCGCGGTTCCGCCACTTGCCGCCGCGACGTCACCGGCGGCGCCTGCCCCGCGCTGGCCGGTGCGCGAGGCCGATTTCGTCATCAGGGATTTCCGCTTCGCTTACGGCGAAGCGCTGCCGGCGTTGCGCATCCACTACAGCACGCTCGGTCAGCCGCATCGCAACGCGCGCGGCGAGATCGACAATGCCGTGATGGTGCTGCACGGCACGGGAGGATCGGGCAAGCAGTTCCTCGTTCCCCAATTCGCCGACGAGCTGTACGGCCCCGGGCAGCCGCTCGATATCCGCCGCTACTGGATCATCCTGCCCGATGGTATCGGCCACGGCGGCTCCTCCAAGCCGTCGGACGGATTGCGGATGCGGTTCCCGCGCTACGACTATGCCGACATGGTGGAGGCGCAATATCGTCTGTTGCGCGACGGGCTCGGCATCCGCCGGATGCGACTGATCATGGGCACGTCGATGGGGTGTATGCACAGCCTGATGTGGGGCGAGACGCATCCCGATTTTGCGCGCGCGCTGATGCCACTGGCGTGCGAACCGGTGCCGATCGCCGGGCTCAATCGCATGTGGCGGCAATTGCTGATCGACGGCATCAAGGCGGACCCCGCCTGGGGCGGCGGCGATTATCGCCAACAACCGCTGCAAGGCTTGCGGACCGCGCAGACCGCGCTGTTCATGGCGGGCGCCGCCCCGCTCAACTTGCAGAAACTATACCCCGATCGTGACGCCGCGGCAGCCTTCGCGCAGGAGCGCGTCGCCGCGGCCATCGCACGGCTCGACGCCAACGACCTGATCTATCAGGTTGACGCGTCGCGGACCTATGATCCGTCCACCAGGCTCGCGGCGATCACCGCGCCGCTCGTCTGGATCAACTCGGCGGACGACTTCATCAATCCGCGCAACCTCGACTATCCCGCGCAGGCGGTTCGCCGGATGAAAGATGCCCGCTTTCGGCTGATCCCCGAAACGGCCGATACGCATGGCCACGGCACGCATACATGGGCCGTCAATTGGAAGGCCGATCTGGCCGGTCTGCTGGCGCGGACGGAAGCGGAGCACTGA
- a CDS encoding DUF3833 family protein, whose translation MLLAIALAAAPVGPAFDPLRFFTGQTSGTAQLKVILRSARGVTVRGTGRMRADGTLVLDQIVTEADKPPRPRRWVLRGTTPGHYVGTLSDAHGPVVGAVTGATLRLSFTSNGGFRIRQTLTLQPDGRTLANRLEARRFGIRVAVLTERIVKVD comes from the coding sequence ATGTTGCTCGCCATCGCGCTCGCTGCCGCACCGGTCGGCCCCGCTTTCGATCCTTTGCGCTTCTTCACCGGGCAGACGAGCGGCACGGCGCAGCTGAAGGTGATCCTGCGCAGCGCGAGGGGGGTGACGGTCCGCGGCACGGGTCGGATGCGTGCGGACGGCACGCTCGTGCTCGATCAGATCGTCACGGAGGCGGACAAGCCGCCGCGTCCACGGCGCTGGGTGCTCCGCGGCACCACGCCGGGGCATTATGTGGGCACGCTGAGCGATGCGCACGGCCCGGTCGTCGGCGCCGTAACGGGCGCGACGCTGCGTCTGTCTTTCACCAGCAACGGTGGGTTTCGCATCCGCCAGACCCTGACCCTCCAGCCCGATGGACGCACGCTCGCCAACCGGCTGGAGGCACGGCGTTTCGGGATCAGGGTGGCGGTGCTGACCGAGCGGATCGTCAAGGTCGATTGA
- a CDS encoding carboxylesterase family protein, whose amino-acid sequence MKAGTIALALGAALLAGVAQAQTVTTETGKVAGSTADGVTSWKGIPFAAPPVGPLRWRAPQPAARWTGVRTATDYGHDCMQLPFPSDAAPLGTTPAEDCLTVNVWKPAGVKAALPVIVWIYGGGFVNGGASPPTYAGANLAKQGVMFVSFNYRLGRFGTFAHPQLTAQDPDKGRLGNYGYMDQLAALQWIQRNIATFGGDPANVTIVGESAGGMSVNTMVTSPLARGLFARAIVMSGGDGRSRGTDGLAGTEKIGLDFAAGKGIARDDPAALAKLRALSADAVTDGLNLAAMFTPASGVKTFASPYADGVVAVDAAAAYRDGAFPKVPIMIGATDNDIGGPTGYMVGGARQLAGAIAAAGAPAYHYRFSYVAESLGKPGAGHATDIPFFFDTAAIKYGDATTARDRRMARTISRYVVNFAKTGDPNGAGLPRWPRYDRRADELLDFTATGEAVAGKDPLGTAIDAAPTAAR is encoded by the coding sequence ATGAAGGCAGGAACGATCGCGCTGGCGCTGGGTGCCGCCTTGTTGGCGGGAGTCGCACAGGCGCAGACCGTCACCACCGAAACCGGCAAGGTCGCGGGCAGCACCGCCGATGGCGTGACGAGCTGGAAAGGCATTCCGTTCGCGGCGCCGCCGGTCGGACCGTTGCGCTGGCGTGCGCCGCAGCCCGCCGCGCGCTGGACCGGGGTGCGGACCGCAACCGACTATGGCCATGACTGTATGCAATTGCCGTTCCCCAGCGATGCCGCCCCGCTCGGCACAACCCCGGCCGAGGATTGCCTGACCGTCAACGTCTGGAAGCCGGCGGGCGTCAAGGCGGCGTTGCCGGTGATCGTATGGATCTATGGTGGCGGCTTCGTGAACGGCGGCGCGTCGCCGCCGACCTACGCCGGCGCCAATCTCGCGAAGCAGGGCGTGATGTTCGTCAGCTTCAACTACCGGCTGGGACGTTTCGGCACCTTCGCGCACCCGCAACTGACCGCGCAGGACCCGGACAAGGGGCGGCTCGGCAATTACGGCTATATGGATCAGCTCGCCGCGCTCCAGTGGATCCAGCGCAACATCGCCACTTTCGGGGGAGACCCGGCGAACGTGACGATCGTCGGCGAGAGCGCGGGCGGCATGTCGGTGAACACGATGGTCACCTCGCCGCTGGCGCGCGGGCTGTTCGCGCGCGCGATCGTGATGTCGGGTGGCGATGGACGCAGCCGCGGCACCGACGGACTCGCGGGCACCGAGAAGATCGGGCTCGATTTCGCGGCGGGCAAGGGGATCGCGCGCGACGACCCCGCTGCGCTCGCCAAGCTGCGCGCGCTGTCGGCCGATGCGGTGACCGACGGGCTCAACCTTGCCGCGATGTTCACCCCGGCCTCGGGTGTGAAGACCTTTGCCAGCCCTTATGCCGATGGGGTCGTGGCAGTCGATGCCGCCGCCGCCTATCGCGATGGCGCGTTTCCGAAGGTGCCGATCATGATCGGCGCCACCGACAACGACATCGGCGGCCCGACCGGCTATATGGTCGGGGGGGCGCGGCAACTCGCCGGAGCGATCGCGGCGGCCGGTGCACCCGCTTATCACTATCGCTTCTCCTATGTCGCGGAGAGCCTGGGCAAACCAGGCGCCGGCCATGCCACCGACATCCCGTTCTTCTTCGACACCGCGGCGATCAAATACGGGGACGCGACCACCGCGCGCGACCGGCGGATGGCGCGTACGATCAGCCGCTATGTCGTCAATTTCGCGAAGACCGGCGATCCGAACGGGGCCGGCCTGCCGCGCTGGCCGCGCTACGATCGCCGGGCCGACGAACTGCTCGATTTCACCGCGACGGGCGAGGCGGTGGCAGGCAAGGACCCGCTCGGCACCGCGATCGACGCCGCACCCACGGCTGCTCGCTAG
- a CDS encoding nuclear transport factor 2 family protein, protein MLATPAAAGPTQDRAAILKVVAAMEQAWNRGDFRGYMAGFSNPDVVFVSGGRFQDGWQGTLDHYVRDYGASPQTRGTLHFYDMKVELLADDAAMLVGRYHLERPVRAAEGVNTRLFRKIAGRWVITLNHVSAHDVPSGPPQPVSAPLPSAPADRPDRPSN, encoded by the coding sequence CTGCTGGCGACACCGGCCGCCGCCGGTCCTACGCAGGACCGCGCCGCGATCCTGAAGGTGGTCGCGGCGATGGAGCAAGCGTGGAACCGCGGCGATTTCCGTGGCTATATGGCGGGCTTCAGCAATCCCGATGTCGTCTTCGTGTCCGGCGGCAGGTTTCAGGACGGCTGGCAGGGAACGCTGGATCATTATGTCCGCGACTATGGCGCCTCGCCGCAGACACGCGGCACGCTGCACTTCTACGACATGAAGGTCGAGCTGCTCGCCGACGACGCGGCGATGCTGGTTGGTCGTTACCATCTCGAACGCCCGGTGCGCGCGGCCGAGGGCGTGAACACGCGGCTGTTCCGCAAGATCGCCGGCCGTTGGGTCATCACGCTCAATCACGTCTCCGCGCATGACGTGCCCAGCGGGCCGCCGCAGCCGGTCAGTGCTCCGCTTCCGTCCGCGCCAGCAGACCGGCCAGATCGGCCTTCCAATTGA
- a CDS encoding sulfatase, which yields MSEETTRRGVLLAGTGGAFGLYSMAAGAASAPRRSRRLPKLPGVKPRNILVVLTDDHRYDAMGFMKAQDFGDTPTLDRLAREGTHFRNAFVTTALCSPSRASIFTGLYAHQHKVVDNNHPIPPGLVFYPEYLQAAGYDTAFIGKWHMGDEGDAPQPGFDHWVSFRGQGSYLPSADGLNVDGRRVPQKGYITDELTDYALDWIGKRPAGRPWMMHLAHKAVHSEFIPAERHKGRYDKETFRYPASMPPGAPGRPMWVENQRNSWHGVGFPYHGTLDIGDYYKRYMETLLAVDEGLARIMDLLEQRGELDDTLILYLGDNGFMFGEHGLIDKRTAYEESMRIPMLARCPALFPAGSVVEQVVANIDIAPTLLAAAGLRAPDGMAGSNALPLARDAHAPWRKELLYEYYWERNFPQTPTVHALREDRYKYMHFHGIWDIDELYDLADDPHETNNLIARPGHEELAERMSGRLFALLEKTDGMAIPLSADAGVRNALRDPAGPAQAPFPAMLQRPR from the coding sequence ATGAGCGAAGAGACGACTCGCCGCGGCGTGCTGCTGGCCGGGACCGGCGGGGCGTTCGGGCTCTATTCGATGGCGGCGGGGGCGGCGAGTGCGCCGCGCCGCTCGCGACGATTGCCGAAGCTGCCGGGGGTGAAGCCGCGCAACATCCTCGTCGTGCTGACCGACGACCATCGCTATGACGCGATGGGGTTCATGAAGGCGCAGGACTTCGGCGACACCCCGACGCTCGACCGGCTGGCGCGCGAGGGGACGCATTTCCGCAACGCCTTCGTTACCACGGCTTTGTGCTCGCCGAGCCGCGCGTCGATCTTCACCGGGCTGTACGCGCACCAGCACAAGGTGGTCGACAACAACCATCCGATTCCGCCGGGGCTGGTCTTCTATCCCGAGTATCTGCAGGCCGCGGGCTATGACACCGCGTTCATCGGCAAATGGCATATGGGCGACGAGGGCGATGCGCCGCAGCCCGGGTTCGACCATTGGGTCAGCTTCAGGGGGCAGGGGAGCTATCTGCCCAGCGCCGACGGGCTGAACGTCGACGGGCGGCGCGTGCCGCAGAAGGGCTATATCACCGACGAATTGACCGATTACGCGCTCGACTGGATCGGCAAGCGACCGGCGGGGCGGCCGTGGATGATGCATCTGGCGCACAAGGCGGTGCATTCCGAATTCATTCCGGCCGAGCGCCACAAGGGCCGGTATGACAAGGAGACGTTCCGCTATCCGGCGTCGATGCCGCCCGGCGCGCCGGGGCGGCCGATGTGGGTCGAGAACCAGCGCAACAGCTGGCACGGGGTCGGGTTTCCGTATCACGGCACGCTCGACATCGGCGATTACTACAAGCGCTACATGGAGACATTGCTGGCGGTCGACGAAGGGCTGGCGCGGATCATGGACCTGCTGGAGCAGCGCGGCGAACTGGACGACACGCTGATCCTGTACCTCGGCGACAACGGCTTCATGTTCGGCGAGCATGGCCTGATCGACAAGCGCACCGCCTATGAGGAGTCGATGCGCATCCCGATGCTGGCGCGCTGCCCTGCGCTGTTCCCGGCGGGTAGCGTCGTCGAGCAGGTGGTGGCGAACATCGACATCGCGCCGACCTTGCTGGCGGCGGCGGGGCTGCGCGCGCCGGATGGCATGGCGGGAAGCAACGCGCTGCCGCTGGCGCGCGACGCGCACGCGCCATGGCGGAAAGAGTTGCTCTACGAATATTACTGGGAGCGCAATTTCCCGCAGACGCCGACCGTCCATGCCTTGCGGGAGGATCGCTACAAATACATGCACTTCCACGGCATCTGGGACATCGACGAGCTGTACGACCTTGCCGACGACCCGCACGAGACGAACAATCTGATCGCGCGGCCGGGGCACGAGGAGCTGGCCGAACGGATGAGCGGCAGATTGTTCGCGTTGCTGGAGAAGACCGACGGGATGGCGATCCCGCTCAGTGCCGACGCGGGGGTGCGCAACGCGCTCCGCGATCCGGCCGGGCCGGCGCAGGCGCCGTTCCCGGCGATGTTGCAGCGGCCCCGGTAG